Genomic segment of Veillonella parvula DSM 2008:
GATTATCAGGTAACCCGAACCTTAATAATATACACGTTCCCCAAAAATTGCTGTGCCTACACGAACGATGTTAGCCCCTTCTTCCAAAGCGACCTCAAAGTCGTGAGTCATCCCCATAGATAAATATTGAATCTGCCCTTCTTCAAAGTAGCGTTTCATATCCTCAAACAAGGCATTCGCTACGCGAAAGATTGGACGAGCTTCCTGTGGATCATCGAAAAATGGCGCCATACACATCAAGCCCCTTACGCGTACATGAGGCAATGTTTTTGCATAATCTCGTATTTCTGGAAACTCTTCGACGGTCATTCCCGTTTTAGAAGCTTCGCGGGCCACATTGACTTGCAGTAATACATCTTGCATTTTATCGTGCTTTGCAGCAACCTTTTCGATTACATCTAATAATTTACGGCTATCCACAGAATGAATTAAATCAAACATAGGAACCGCTTGGCGCACCTTATTGACCTGTAAATGACCAATCAAATGCCATGTTAATTGTGGCCCCTTATAGGTTAGCTGCTTTTCTTTGGCCTCTTGTACTCGATTTTCTCCTACATGAGTGACACCGAGCCGTGCGACCTCTTCCACAGCCGACACAGGGTGGTTCTTTGTAACCGCCACTAATAATGCTGTATCTACGCGACCAACACGCGCCATAGCATCGGCCATGCGCTGCTGTATAGCGTGTAGGGATTCTTCAATCACGTGAATGCCCCCTTCAATCTATATATCATAATCATCAAATATATTTGTATAGACTATTTTATTATATAGTATTTAAGGTCAAATGTACATGATTTAAGGCTTATCCCTTCCACAAATTCAAGCATGTATATATATAAAATATCATACTTTATTATGATTCCTGTGAAAGTCGAATTTTATCGGTCTTGTAACATCGCAAATAAGGCCATCCGACCTGTTAGGCCTGCCTCTCGACGATAGGAATAACAGTCTACTTCCGTTACACTATCGGTACCACCAATCGTGATATTCTCTGAAGGAACTCCATTTACAATGAGATCCTCACCAATAAAGTTCCATAAATTGATATAAGCCTTGTCTAATTTATCACCAGGATAATTGACAACATCAGATGCATCTCGGTCTGTCATATCTCTCCATGCTAATTCAAAGCGTTTACCTAGTTCTACATCTACTTCAAAGGACTCTGGTCCAATACTAGGCCCAAGATATATATAGCAATCTTTGAACTCGGTCCCATAAGCCTCTTTCATGGCCTCAATAGTAAGTACTGGTAAGCGGCCAATGGCACCACGCCAACCTGCATGTGCCGTTGCAATCGCATGATGTTTGGCATCGTAAATGCCTACGCCAACGCAATCTGCAGTGAACAGAAATAATGGCACATGAGGTAGATTTGTAAATACCGCATCACAATCATCGATGGCCGTATCTTCTGCAAAAGCACCGGCCCCAATAAGGTCTTCTGTGATTTCTACAGCCTTTAAACCATGGACTTGATTGCCACAAGAAATACGGTTTGGTTCAACACCTAAATATTTCGCAACAATAGCTCGATTTTCTCGTACACTCTGAGCTTCATCGCCTACATGAAAAGCTAGATTTAATGATTCATAAGGGGCTTTAGATACGCCACCATGACGATAGGTATCGCCCATAACAATAGGAAATCGCTCACTCCAGCTTGGCGTCTCATAAGACCATATACCATGAGGACCTTTCACATCTATACGTTTTACAAATTGATTCATCTATTACTCCTATTTACATACACCACAGCGTTTACAACCTGCTGCACATGGAGGTGTATATGCTTCATCAAGGGATCTTTGCCATTCCATTTCAAGATAGCCCTCCTGCATACCCATGTCTAAATGACTCCATGGCAAGAATTCATCAAAACTGCGTTCACGATAATTCATATTATCCATATCCAGGCCAGCAGCCTTCATTTCGGACTTAAAAGATTTACTGCCCCGATCGGCTGCACATGCTGCAATAACAGCGCCTAAGCGGCGATCCCCACGAGCAAGAACGCCTTGAATATACGCCTCTTTAGGCGATTCTACGAGAACCTCAATGCGGCGATTCTTTTGCAACGCTTTTTTTATATATTGTAATTTTTTCTCCACCGTTTTTTGATTGTCCATGGCCATCCATTGGAACGGGGTAAAAGGTTTCGGAATAAACGGATTAATGCTGAGCGTTAAACGACCTTTACAACCTACTTTTTCCATATGAGCTTGCGTTCTTTCCGCAAGTCCTACAATAGCCTCAATATCTTCATCGGTTTCCGTTGGCAGCCCAATCATTATATATAAGCGCATATGCTGAATACCTGACTTTGCAGATAAGGTAGCTGCATTTTGTAAATGCTCTTCACTGATACCCTTGTTGATGACGCGACGCAAACGTTCACTGCCCGTTTCTGGCGCAATGGTAATAGTCTTTTGTCCACTGTCTGCTAGTCCATCCACCACGGCTTGTGTTAACGAATCAGCACGCAAGGATGCACAAGAGTAACGCATATCTTTAGAGCGAATATAATTAACGAGTTCATCTACCTCAGGATAATCCGAGATAGCAGCACCCATTAGGCCTACCTTTTTACCTAGTTTTTCTGCGCGCTCTACGCCTTCTTTCAAAATGTCCAAAGGACGTACACGCGGTACGCGGAAGCAATACCCAGCCATACAAAAGCGACAGTGACGACCACAACCACGAGCTACTTCTATGATATACATAGCGCCAAATTCAGTATAGTTCGTAGCCACTACCGTTTCACCACCGCTGGTGAGCATTTCAAAGTGACGTTTAATCGTCTTAGGTACGCCCTCGACAATATCATAGCCTTTAAATTCACCATCTTCACTGTAAATCGGCACATACAAGGATGGTACGTAAACCCCCGATACATCCGCTAATTGACGTAAAATAGCGTGACGATCCAAGCCTTCCATTTTTCCATCTCGAATGATATCTAGTACGCGACTGACGATACCTTCCCCTTCACCGATGATGAAAGCATCAATAAAGTCGGCAAAAGGCTCAGGGTTAAAGGTCGCACAAGGGCCCCCTGCAATAACGATAGGATCAAATTCGGTACGGTCTTTTCCCATGATAGGTACACGGCCATGGCGCAACATCAAAGGAATATGGAAATAATCCATTTCAAAGGTGACATCAAAAGCAACTACATCAAATTGATGCATAGGCCTTTGTGTTTCAACGCTCATAAGCGGAGTCTTAGTCTTATCGTAAGCTTCTAATTCCTTTTTCTCAGGCAAGAAGATCCGTTCGCAGACGCTATCATTTCGTAAATTGATTTCCTCATAAATGATATGAAGTCCAAGATTACTCATGCCCACAAAGTATGTATTCGGATAAACGATAGCTACTTTTTGCCCTGCATGAGGATTTACTGTTATCCGACTGTCTTCATCTTTATATAATTCTTGTAATCGATCAATTAAATCTTTACGATTCACTAATTTCCTTTCTATATAAGCCCACTACGAATAGTGGGCTTAATAACACTTTACATATCATTTGTACATCTATAAAATTAGATAATACTAATTTCGCCTATAATAAAAAACCAATAGATATTACAATTTAGATTTCAATTTATCCTTAGTATGAGCGGTCTTACTTTTAAGAGTGCTTACAATTTGTGGGCGATGTTTTCTTTCATAAGGATATACAACAACTTTTCCATCTTTATATTCTGCAATATATATGTCCTTAACAGAGTATCCTTGAGCTTGGATTTCTTGTTCAAGCCAATCTCTATCTTTTTCAATTACATCGAGAGTAAACTGATTAATTTGACCATCATCGATAAGGTCAAATCGAATATTATCTTCACCGAATTGAACTACATTAAGCTGTCCATTTTGCTCCAATACGGCACGCTTAACATCCGTAACATATTGAACACCGGCAGCGCGAAGTTTTAATTTAAGTTCAGCCGCTTGTATACCATAACGCATACATTCTTCTGTTAGAATATGACCTTTTTCGATTACTATAACTGGATGACCATCAAGAATTGCTTTAAAAATACGAAGATTCCCTTTTAAAAACTTAAGAGTCATTACGAGGATAGTCCATAAAATAAGAACTAACATAAATTGTAAAATGCCAATTTGATCATTGTAAATAATGGCACCAATAATACCACCAAGTACGTAGTTTTGCAATTGGTCTAAAGCAGAGGTTGGGGCTAAATTGCCCTTACCCATTAAATTGATTTGTAGAATAATCGCCAAAAGACCGATGGCGAGTTTTGCAAAGACCATCCCATAGACGGCCATAGCTTCTGTCATATGTGGTCCTCCTTATGGTAATGTGTCCGCTTTATCATGAATTCGATCTATAGGACTTACCTTATAAACACGTGTAATAGTATAGGTTGAAAATTCTGGATTAAATTGAACCTCATAGTAAACATCACTTACTTTTAAAATCATACCATTACGAATCTTTAAGGAGTTAACCGCCAATTGGTCACTCGGCACAGAACGATCCGAACTAAAAGAATGTAAAAATTGGGCCATTCGAGAAGAATCCTCAGAATAGGTTTTCATCCGATTATACTCTTGGTATTCAAGCCCTAAGAAGAACACTACGATTAAAGACAATATAATCATCAGGTCACGATAGCGACTAGTAAAACCATTTCGCAATACTTGTACGCCCAACACGAGTAAGGCTAATAGAACCGCTACAATTATAATAAATCCCCATGTCTGACCAGCCGTAGCCTGACTTTCAACATAGGCTAATGTGTAAAAATCCATGCCACACTCCTTTCAAATATTATTTTTTATTATACCATATTTGATTCCAATATTTTCGATGTAATCGTCAAGATGGCCCAAAATAATGTAAGAAACGATAAAAAATAGCGACCCCTTACGGGGTCGCTTTTAATAAGCATATAATCTCACAAAAGATTACCTAAGTAATACTCTTATTTTAACCAGCTCATCAAGTTGCGAAGTTCTGCGCCAACTGGTTCAATTGGATGATTAGCAGCTGCTTCGCGATGTTCTTTAAGGAATTTTTGACCATTTTTGGAATCTGCTAAGAATTCATCAGCAAATTTACCAGATTGAATATCCGCCAAGATTTGTTCCATAGCTTTTTTAGTATCTGCAGTGATTACGCGAGGACCTGCATGGTAATCGCCGTATTCAGCAGTGTTGGAGATGGAGTGGCGCATTTTTTGGAAGCCACCTTCGTAGATAAGATCTACGATTAATTTCATTTCATGCAAGCATTCGAAGTAAGCGTTAACAGGTTCATAACCAGCTTCAGTTAATACTTCAAAGCCAGTTTTGATCAACTCAGTAACACCACCACACAATACAGCTTGTTCACCAAAGAGGTCAGTTTCAGTTTCGGATTTGAAGTTAGTTTCCAAAATACCAGAACGGCCACCACCGATACCAGATGCCCATGCTAATGCCACTTCTTCAGTATCGCCAGATGGGTCTTTTTCTACAGCGTACAAACAAGGAACGCCAGAACCTTCTTGGTATGTACGACGAACTAAATGACCAGGACCTTTAGGAGCTACCATGAATACATTGATGTCTTCACGAGGTACGATTTTACCAAAGTGAATGTTAAAGCCATGAGCAAATGCCAAGTACGCACCTTGTTTCAAGTTTGGAGCAATATCTTGTGCATATACGTCTGCTTGCAATTCGTCTGGAATCAATACCATAACGATATCAGCGCCTTTAACGGCTTCTGCAGTTTCTTTTACTGTAAGACCTGCTTCTTCAGCCGCTTTCCAGCTAGAAGAACCACCGCGAAGACCAATTGTTACGTCCATACCATTTTCTTTCAAGTTCAATGCATGAGCATGACCTTGGGAACCGTAACCTAACACTGTAATTTTTTTGCCTTCCAATTTGCTTAAATTACAATCTGCATCATAATAAACTGTAGTACCTAAAATTTTACCTGCCATATTAGACAACCTCCAAACATATTCAATAGAATATAGATTATATATACTGTACACAATCTAACAAATTTTTGCAAGATGTGGCGTACATTAATTTAGTATCAGTAAGCCGAGTTTTAAGCCTCTGATAAAAAAATTTGATAACTACCGAACCATCACCCATGGACGATCATCTTTCCATACAACTTGTACGGAAAGTCCAAAGACATCAGATAAAATATCATCAGTTAGTACCTTGTGTTTAGGACCTGCATGAATCATCTTACCCTCTCGCAAGATAGCTACATGAGTAATAAACGATAGTATCTCTTCAATTTGATGTGACACATAGATAATCGGTGTCTGCTGCTCAGCTACCAAAGTGGATACGGTGCGTAAAAACTGCTCCCTCGCTGGTAAGTCCAAACCAGAGCAAGGCTCATCCAAAATCAATAATTCTGGATTTGCCATAATAGACCTCGCTAACAATACCCGGCGCTGTTCGCCAGCAGATAAGGTGCGAAAACGATGACCTTCCAAATAGTCTAGTCCAAATTCAGATAATAATTGCATACCTCGTTGGCGCACCTCAGGTGCTACCTCTTGGTATATACCAATGCTACTAAATGCACCAGAAATAACGATATCTTCAACGACTTGTTTATCCAAGGTTGACTGAAATTGTCCAAGCGCAGAGCTAACAAATCCTAGTCTAGCCTTGATTTTAGGCCACGCATATTTACCAAATTCCTTGCCAAACACACGTAAAGTACCCGTTGTGGGAATTTGATAAGCAGGTATCATGCTGAGTAGCGTTGATTTACCAGCCCCATTAAGCCCTAATAAGGCCCAATGTTCACCGTCCTCTATATGCCAATTTACATTATCTAAAATAGGTCTACCATCACGGCGAAAGCAGACATTTTCATAATGGAGTAATTCACGCCCCACGTTATCAGCTCCTACATTTTTTCTCCGCGACTCATAGCGGTGATACCTGTTTTGGCAATTTCAAGAATACCATAAGTTTCCATAATTTGAATGAAGCCACGTAATTTTTCTACACTGCCAATGACTTCAATGATCATAGATGTAGGAGAAATATCTAACACATTACCACGATATACATCGGCAATCTGTACAATTTGTGATCTTGTAGAAGCAGATGCTTTTACCTTGATAAGCATTAACTCACGGCATACCACATCATGATCTTCAAACACTTTAACCTTAACAACATCGATAAGCTTGTAGATTTGTTTTTGCACTTGATCGAGAATTCGGTCATCGGCCTCTACAGTAATAGTAATACGTGCATAACCTGGCTGATTTGTAATGCCAGATGTCATTTTTGTAACGTTAAAGCCACGACGGTTAAAGAGTGCCAAAATACGTGTACCAATACCTGGTGCATTTTTTGCAATGATTAAGACTTGATGTTCTTTCGCCATTATAGCACCCCTTTCTTACCCATCATACCGCTTATCGTGCCGCCTGCTGGAATCATTGGTAATACATTATCCTCTCGTTCAACGCGACAATCCAAGACAATGCTTTCATCCGATGTAATGTATGATTTAAATTCTTTGTTGAAAGTTTCAACATTATCTAGACGCGCTGCTTTCAAGTCAAATGCATCTGCGAGTTTCACGAAGTTCGGACTCACTTCCAAATCTACATAGGAGTAGCGTCTATCATTGAAGATTTCTTGCCATTGACGAACCATACCAAGATAGCCGTTGTTAATAATAACAATCTTGATTGGCAAATTATATTGGCGAACCATCATGAGCTCTTCACAAGTCATTTGGAACCCGCCATCACCGACAACAAGGATAACTTGCTTCTTAGGCGCCCCTACTTGAGCCCCAATAGCCGCCGGCAAACCATACCCCATGGTACCCGCACCGCCAGAGGTAACGATAGTATGAGGTTTTTTATGAGTTAAGAATTGAGCCGCCCACATTTGATGTTGGCCTACATCACTTACGATTATGGCATCATCCTTGGCAATTTTGTTAAGTTCAGATAACACATATTGTGCATGCAATACACCATTTTTAGACTCAGGAATTACCATAGGGTATTCCGCTTGCCATTCTCGGATTTGCTCAAGCCACGCTTCATGCGTTGTAGGTTCTACAAGAGCATTAAGCTCCGTTAATACCTGTTTTAAATCCCCTACGATAGGCACGTTGATTGTAACATTCTTATCAATTTCAGCTGGGTCGATATCGATATGAATAATTTTAGCTTTTTTACAGAAGAAATCTGGATGGCCTGTGATGCGGTCATGGAAACGAATCCCTGCAGCAATCACGAGATCTGCCTCATCTGTACTATTATTAGCGGCTACAGAACCGTGCATACCAACCATGCCAAGAGCCAATTCGTGATCTCCTGGGAAGCCACCAAGACCAACTAATGTATTCGTCACCGGGATTTGAGCCTTTTCAGCTAATTCTTTAAGCTCATCCATAGCGCCAGACTTCAATACACCTGCTCCAGCAATGATAAGTGGGCGCTTTGCATTTTTGATAAGAGTAGCTGCTTTTTTGATTTGACCTTGATGACCTTTATAGGTTGGATCATAGCCTTCAAGATGAATAGGTACTTCGTACAATTTGTTGTATTCCGCCATGGATATTTTTTCTGTTTGAATATCCTTGGGAATATCGATGAGTACAGGGCCTGGGCGACCTGTGCCAGCAATAAAGTACGCCTCTTTAATGATACGAGGCAAATCATGAATATCTTGAACAAGATAGTTATGCTTGGTTATAGGCATCGTAATACCTTGGATATCCGCCTCTTGAAAGGAGTCCTTACCGATAAAGGGCCGGCCAACCTGACCTGTAATGGCCACCATAGGTACGGAATCCATGTACGCAGTCATAATACCTGTTACAAGATTCGTTGCACCAGGACCAGACGTAGCAAGACATACACCTACGCGACCAGATACGCGAGCATAGCCATCTGCTGCATGTGCAGCACCTTGTTCATGACGAACAAAGTAATGTTTAATTTCAGGGAAGCTATATATTTCATCATAAATTGGAATTACCGCACCACCTGGATAACCGAACATATCGGTTACACCAAGGCGATGCAATGTTTCAAGGACAATGCGTGCCCCATTGATTGTTTCTGCGCTCATAGGAACCCTTTCAACCAGCTATTCAGATAAAATCTCGCTGGAATTTAATCGTTTAATAATGTAACCATTATGTTTGAAAGTATCAATAATGTGTTGGATGTGCTCTTCACCATTTGTTTCTACCGTTACTTGCAATTCCACTTCATGGAAACGGTCAAGGTTTTTGAACTGATTATGGTCAAGTTTAATAACATTTGCATCTGCATCGGCTAACATTTGAGATACAGCCACTAACTGGCCTGGTTTATCAGGAAGATTAACGGAGAAGGTAAAGATACGACCACGCAATACGAGACCTTTATTAATCATTGACGAAATAGTAAGTACGTCGATATTACCACCGCTGACGATAGCTACCACCTTTTTATCGCGGCACTCTAATTTCTTGAGGCCAGCAAGTGGCAAAATACCGGAATTTTCTGCTACTAACTTATGTTTTTCAACAAGCAATAAAAATGCTTCCATCAATTCATAATCAGAAACGGTAATAATTTCATCTACGTATTGCTTGATATATTCTAATGTAGTTTCCCCAATTTGACGTACTGCCGTACCATCTGCAATCGTTGCCACTTCATCGAGAGGTACAGGATGATCAGCCTTTAAGGCAGCTAGGGCACTCGCTGCACCTTCTGGTTCTACACCGATAATCTTAACGCGCGGATTTTTTAATTTCGCAGCAGCAGCAATACCAGATACGATACCACCGCCCCCAACAGGAACGAGCAAAATATCCGCATCAGGCAATTCATCAAGAACCTCAAGGGCAATTGTACCTTGCCCTTCTATTACATCTTCATCATTAAACGGATGAACGAACACATAGCCATGCTCTTTCTGCAACTCCATCGCCTTTTGATAGGCTTCGTCATAAATCTCGCCAAATAATACAACATCTGCACCGTATTGTTTTGTTGCATTAACCTTGATAAGAGGGGTATGTTTCGGCATGACAATAGTCGCTTTAATGCCAAGACGTTTCGCAGCAAGGGCCACGCCTTGTGCATGATTACCGGCAGACGCAGCGATAACACCGCGCGCCTTTTCTTCTTCTGTCAGTTTTGCAATTTTATTATAAGCTCCACGAACCTTAAAAGAGCCTGTTATTTGCAAGTTTTCTGGCTTGATATATACATCATTTCCGCACTCGTCAGAAAACACATCACTATGAAGTAACTTCGTTTTCACAGTGATTGTACTCAAGCGCTCACGAGCCTCCATAAAATCATATAACTTATACATATACACGGTCTCCTCTAGTTAGTATTAAATGAAAGTCGAGTATTAGTCTTCAAATACTTCGATAGCACCTTGTGCAGCAGAGGATACGTGAAGAGCGTATTTTTTAAGATATCCAGTTACATTGGATTTGAACGGTTTCAATGCCGCTTTACGACGAGCGATTTCATCATCAGATACAGCTAGTTCCAATTTACCGTTTGGAATATCGATGTTGATAATATCACCATCTTCAACGATGGCAATGGTACCGCCTGCAGCTGCTTCTGGAGATACATGTCCGATGGATGCACCACGAGTAGCACCGGAGAAACGACCATCTGTCAACAAGGCTACGTCTTTATCGAGCCCCATACCGGCAATCATAGATGTTGGTGTCAACATTTCCCGCATGCCAGGCCCCCCTTTAGGACCTTCGTAGCGGATAACGACAACGTCACCTTTTACGATTTTACCGCCTGTGATAGCTTCAACCGCTTCTTCTTCGCTGTTGAATACTTTAGCTGGACCAGAGTGAACGAGCATATCTGCATCTACGGCACCGGCTTTTACAACGGAACCATCTTCAGCGAGATTGCCTTTAAGAACGGCGATACCACCAGTTTCATGAACTGGATTATCCCAAGGATGAATAACATCTTCGTCTGCTACGAATGCTGCCTCAGCAATTTCACCTTGTGTTTTAAGAGCAACAGTTTTGCAATCTGTATGAAGGCGACCATTTTCTGCTAAACGTTTCAACACCGCAGATACACCACCTGCAGCGTACAAGTCTTCGATGAAGTATACACCAGATGGAGATAATTTAGATAATTGAGGTGTATTTTGGGCGATGCGATCAAAATCGTCTAAGGATAGTGGTACACCTGCTTCGTGAGCAATAGCCGGTAAATGAAGCGCCGTATTAGAGGAGCCACCCAAAGCCATATCAAGAGCTACCGCATTTTCAAAGGCTTCACGAGTCATAATATCTTTAGGGCGAAGGTTTGCTTTTAATACCTCTACCGCTTGCATACCAGCTAACTTAGCTAAACGCAAACGTTCAGAATATACCGCTGGGATTGTACCATTGCCAGGAAGGCCCATACCGAGAGCTTCTGTTAAACAGTTCATTGTATTTGCCGTATACATACCAGAGCAAGAGCCACATGTAGGACATGCTGTATTTTCGATATCAGCTAACTCAGCATCATCCATTTCACCAGTTTGATGTTTGCCTACGGCTTCGAATACGTCGGACAAGCCAATTTTTTTACCTTTATGTACACCAGCGAGCATGGCCCCACCAGATACGAATACAGATGGGATATTAAGGCGAGCAGCTGCAATCAACATGCCTGGCACTACCTTATCGCAATTTGGAATGAATACCATCGCATCAAATGGTGTAGCCATAGCAGTAGCTTCGATAGAATCTGCAATGATATTACGTGTAACTAAGGAGTATTTCATGCCGATATGGTTCATTGCCAAACCGTCGCAAATACCGATAGTATTGAACTCGATTGGCACACCACCTGCGTTGCGGATGCCGTCTTTTACGGCTTGTACAATATTTTTCAGGCCTACGTGACCAGGGATGATTTCATTGAAAGAGTTGGCAATACCGATGACTGGTC
This window contains:
- the ilvD gene encoding dihydroxy-acid dehydratase; this encodes MSCRSDNLKTGVARAPHRSLLKALGFVDEEMGRPVIGIANSFNEIIPGHVGLKNIVQAVKDGIRNAGGVPIEFNTIGICDGLAMNHIGMKYSLVTRNIIADSIEATAMATPFDAMVFIPNCDKVVPGMLIAAARLNIPSVFVSGGAMLAGVHKGKKIGLSDVFEAVGKHQTGEMDDAELADIENTACPTCGSCSGMYTANTMNCLTEALGMGLPGNGTIPAVYSERLRLAKLAGMQAVEVLKANLRPKDIMTREAFENAVALDMALGGSSNTALHLPAIAHEAGVPLSLDDFDRIAQNTPQLSKLSPSGVYFIEDLYAAGGVSAVLKRLAENGRLHTDCKTVALKTQGEIAEAAFVADEDVIHPWDNPVHETGGIAVLKGNLAEDGSVVKAGAVDADMLVHSGPAKVFNSEEEAVEAITGGKIVKGDVVVIRYEGPKGGPGMREMLTPTSMIAGMGLDKDVALLTDGRFSGATRGASIGHVSPEAAAGGTIAIVEDGDIINIDIPNGKLELAVSDDEIARRKAALKPFKSNVTGYLKKYALHVSSAAQGAIEVFED